Part of the Kitasatospora sp. NBC_01266 genome, GGGCTGCTGGCCGACGCGGTGGCGGCCACCGAGTCCGCCGAACTGCTCTGCGAACGGGCCGCCGCCGCCCTGGACGCCGACGACGAATGGAGCCAGTTCCACGTGCTGCTGGCCAAGTTGACCGCCTCCCGGGCCGCCTCCGGGGCGGCCGGCACGGCCGCCCAGCTGCACGGCGCCGCCGGCCTGGTCGAAGGCAGCCCGGTGGAACGCTACGTCCGCGACGCGCGGGTGATGGAAGTCATCGAGGGCAACACCCAGTTGATCCAGCAGCTGATCTCGGCCCAGGCCGTGGCCCGTCAGCGCGCGACCCGAGCCCAGGAGCCCCGCCATGCCCGGTGACCAGATCAAGTGCGTGGTGTGGGATCTCGACAACACGCTGTGGGACGGCGTCCTGCTGGAGAACGACACGCTGAGCCTGCGCCCCGGGGTCCGCGAGCTGATCGAGGAGCTGGACCGGCGCGGCGTGCTGCTCTCGGTCGCCAGCAAGAACGAGCCGCAGCGGGCCCTGGCCAAGCTCGCCGAGTTCGGCCTCCAGGAGTACTTCCTGTATCCGGAGATCTCCTGGCAGCCCAAGTCCGGGATGCTGCGCGAGATCGCCGGCCGGCTCAACATCGGCCTGGACAGCCTGCTCTTCGTCGACGACTCGCCCTTCGAACGGGCCGAGGTGGCGGACGCCGTGCCGCAGGTCCGCTGCCTGGACGCCGCCGACCTCGACCAGCTGCCCCGGCATCCCGCGCTCCCCGAGTCGGTCAGCGCCGAGGCCGGCCAGCGGCGCCGGCTGTACCGCGAGGCCCAGTCCCGCCAGTCGTACGAGGAGTCCTACGCGGGCCCCCGGGTGACGTTCCTGCGCTCGCTGGAGATGAAGCTCCAGCTGGCCCCGGCCACGC contains:
- a CDS encoding HAD-IIIC family phosphatase, translated to MPGDQIKCVVWDLDNTLWDGVLLENDTLSLRPGVRELIEELDRRGVLLSVASKNEPQRALAKLAEFGLQEYFLYPEISWQPKSGMLREIAGRLNIGLDSLLFVDDSPFERAEVADAVPQVRCLDAADLDQLPRHPALPESVSAEAGQRRRLYREAQSRQSYEESYAGPRVTFLRSLEMKLQLAPATPDDLLRAAELTQRTHQLNTTGLTFSVEELSALRTDPSQELLVARLTDRFGDLGTIGLVLLGRQGGESRIRLFLMSCRVMGRNIGGAILTHLARSADARGEPLTADFLPTEVNRPMYLVYRLAGFQETTEGADPVRRLRLAPGTGRDYPDYLQLDLAQLA